One window from the genome of Gemmatimonadaceae bacterium encodes:
- a CDS encoding dehydrogenase E1 component subunit alpha/beta, with the protein MATSTKTERRGTQDLSRSQLLAAYKTMLLSRKLDDKEIQLKRQNKIFFQISGAGHEAVLTAAGMVLRPAHDWFFLYYRDRALCLELGLTAAEMLYSAVGAAKDPNSGGRQMPSHWGKKEANIVSVSSPTGTQFLQAVGAAEATLRAKLLDLTDGFEKDEVVLVTTGDGTTSEGEFWESLNTATNLKLPIVYLVEDNGYAISVPVEVNTAGGSISKVVSGFPGLYVQEVDGCDLLASHAAMQKAVDHARKRKGPALVHAHVIRPYSHSLSDDEVMYRPPAERDADAARDPVTQFPKWLVAQGHATAQEIAKIQEAVDAEVLAATDDALSQPQPGADTIYQHVYSEDVDPTSEQFDTEDDPQFSGNETTMVDLLNACMKDEMRRNPKMLVFGEDVADVSREEYLGKVKGKGGVFKVTWGLQKEFGGDRVYNSPLAEANIIGRAIGLSLRGFKPVVEIQFFDYIWPAYMQIRNELATMRWRSNGLFTSPVVVRTTYGGYIRGAIYHSQTGASLFTHTPGLRVVCPATALDANGLLRTAIRCDDPVLFLEHKHLYRQTYNKAAYPGPNFMIPFGKAKIVREGTDVTVVTYGATVHRAFTAANQMAEETGLNVEVIDLRTLSPWDRETVFASVRKTSRVLVAYEDSLSWGYGAEIAAAIADECFAWLDAPVKRLASADTFVGYAPQLEDAILPQVEGFKAAFQELARF; encoded by the coding sequence ATGGCCACTTCGACCAAGACGGAGCGCCGCGGCACGCAGGACCTGTCGCGCAGCCAGCTCCTTGCCGCGTACAAGACGATGCTCCTGTCCCGCAAACTCGACGACAAGGAGATCCAACTCAAGCGCCAGAACAAGATCTTCTTCCAGATCTCCGGCGCGGGCCACGAAGCGGTGCTCACGGCGGCGGGCATGGTGCTGCGGCCGGCGCACGACTGGTTCTTCCTGTACTACCGCGACCGGGCCCTGTGCCTCGAACTGGGCCTCACGGCCGCCGAGATGCTCTATTCCGCGGTCGGCGCGGCCAAGGATCCCAACTCCGGCGGCCGCCAGATGCCGAGCCACTGGGGCAAGAAGGAGGCGAACATCGTCTCGGTGTCCTCGCCCACGGGCACGCAGTTCCTGCAGGCCGTGGGCGCCGCCGAGGCCACCCTGCGCGCCAAGCTCCTCGACCTCACCGACGGGTTCGAGAAGGACGAAGTGGTGCTCGTCACGACCGGCGACGGCACGACCAGCGAGGGCGAGTTCTGGGAGTCGCTGAATACGGCCACCAACCTCAAGCTGCCCATCGTCTACCTGGTGGAGGACAACGGGTACGCGATCTCGGTGCCCGTGGAAGTGAACACGGCCGGCGGCAGCATCTCCAAGGTCGTGTCCGGGTTCCCGGGCCTCTACGTGCAGGAAGTGGACGGCTGCGACCTGCTCGCGTCGCATGCCGCCATGCAGAAGGCGGTGGATCACGCCCGCAAGCGCAAGGGACCGGCGCTCGTGCACGCGCACGTGATCCGCCCGTACTCGCACTCGCTGTCGGACGACGAGGTGATGTACCGTCCGCCGGCCGAGCGTGACGCCGACGCGGCGCGCGACCCGGTGACGCAGTTCCCCAAGTGGCTCGTGGCCCAGGGCCACGCCACCGCGCAGGAGATTGCCAAGATCCAGGAGGCGGTGGATGCCGAGGTGCTGGCCGCCACCGACGACGCCCTCTCGCAGCCGCAGCCGGGCGCCGACACCATCTATCAGCACGTCTATTCCGAAGACGTGGATCCGACCTCGGAGCAGTTCGACACCGAGGACGACCCGCAGTTCTCGGGCAATGAGACGACGATGGTGGACCTGCTCAACGCGTGCATGAAGGACGAGATGCGTCGCAACCCCAAGATGCTCGTGTTCGGGGAAGACGTGGCCGACGTATCGCGCGAGGAGTACCTGGGCAAGGTCAAGGGCAAGGGCGGGGTGTTCAAGGTCACGTGGGGCCTCCAGAAGGAGTTCGGCGGCGACCGCGTGTACAACTCGCCCCTCGCCGAAGCGAACATCATCGGGCGCGCCATCGGACTGTCGCTGCGCGGATTCAAGCCGGTGGTGGAGATCCAGTTCTTCGACTACATCTGGCCGGCGTACATGCAGATCCGCAACGAGCTGGCCACCATGCGCTGGCGCTCCAACGGATTGTTCACGTCACCGGTCGTGGTGCGCACGACGTACGGCGGGTACATCCGCGGCGCGATCTACCACTCGCAGACCGGTGCGTCGCTGTTCACGCACACCCCGGGCCTGCGCGTGGTGTGCCCGGCCACGGCGCTCGACGCCAACGGCCTGCTCCGCACCGCCATCCGTTGCGACGACCCGGTGCTGTTCCTCGAACACAAGCACCTGTACCGCCAGACGTACAACAAGGCGGCCTATCCGGGCCCGAACTTCATGATCCCGTTCGGCAAGGCCAAGATCGTGCGCGAGGGCACCGACGTCACCGTGGTGACCTACGGCGCCACGGTGCATCGCGCGTTCACGGCGGCCAACCAGATGGCCGAGGAGACCGGGCTGAACGTGGAGGTGATCGACCTCCGGACGCTCTCGCCCTGGGACCGCGAGACCGTGTTCGCGAGCGTCAGGAAGACGTCGCGGGTGTTGGTGGCATACGAGGATTCACTCTCCTGGGGGTACGGCGCGGAGATCGCGGCGGCCATCGCCGACGAGTGTTTCGCGTGGCTCGATGCCCCGGTCAAGCGACTGGCCAGCGCCGACACGTTCGTGGGGTACGCGCCGCAGCTCGAAGACGCGATTCTCCCCCAGGTAGAGGGATTCAAGGCGGCGTTCCAGGAGTTGGCCCGGTTCTGA